A portion of the Roseovarius sp. SCSIO 43702 genome contains these proteins:
- a CDS encoding Ppx/GppA family phosphatase, with protein sequence MTDARTVESNPFGRPLFDKPSARALRRVGVVDVGSNSVRMVVFDGAARSPAYFYNEKIMCALGAGMSETGHLNPEGRVRALNALKRFRRLAEGMGTGPLYIVATAAVREARDGQDFCDEVLAQTGQKIWVIDGREEARLSAQGVLLGWPGSYGLVCDIGGSSMELAEIQRGRVGRRVTSPLGPLKLRDIKGGKRERSRYIKSVISNLHVEMGDQNDRLFLVGGSWRAIARIDMERRGYPLHVLHEYRMTAKAVRETAKFIAEHDPEALRQRCGVSSSRMALVPIAIEVLKEVVRTFRPHDIAISSYGLREGMLYEQMPQRLKDRDPLIEACRFAEHKDARVPGFGKVVYNFIHPLVKEWPKERRRLIKAACLLHDVSWRAHPDYRAEVCFDNATRANLGGLKHSERLFLALALMYRYSSKHEKTKFGLFADLIPARDRLEAEIIGRAMRFAAMLWLEKDADPGELRWFPRKKLLELNLAPEAVDLYGEVAQARFEALAKTLGARTKVVT encoded by the coding sequence ATGACAGACGCGCGGACCGTCGAAAGCAATCCGTTTGGCAGACCCTTGTTCGACAAGCCCTCGGCGCGCGCCCTGCGGCGCGTGGGAGTCGTGGACGTGGGCTCGAACTCGGTCAGGATGGTGGTCTTTGACGGCGCGGCGCGGTCCCCGGCCTATTTCTATAACGAGAAGATCATGTGCGCCCTGGGGGCGGGCATGTCCGAAACGGGGCATCTCAACCCCGAGGGCCGCGTGCGCGCCCTTAACGCCTTGAAAAGGTTTCGCCGCCTCGCCGAAGGGATGGGCACCGGCCCGCTTTACATCGTGGCGACAGCAGCCGTGCGCGAAGCGCGCGACGGGCAGGACTTCTGCGACGAGGTGCTGGCGCAGACCGGGCAGAAGATCTGGGTGATCGACGGGCGCGAGGAGGCGCGACTCTCGGCGCAGGGCGTCTTGCTGGGATGGCCGGGATCCTACGGGCTTGTCTGCGACATCGGCGGATCTTCCATGGAGTTGGCCGAGATCCAGCGTGGGCGGGTCGGCCGGCGCGTGACCTCGCCGCTGGGGCCGCTGAAGCTTCGGGACATCAAGGGCGGAAAACGCGAAAGGTCGAGATATATCAAGTCTGTCATCTCCAATCTTCATGTCGAGATGGGTGACCAGAACGATCGCCTGTTCCTTGTCGGCGGGTCGTGGCGGGCCATCGCGCGGATCGACATGGAGCGGCGCGGATATCCGCTCCACGTGCTGCACGAATATCGCATGACAGCCAAGGCGGTGCGCGAGACCGCGAAATTCATCGCCGAACATGACCCGGAGGCGCTTCGGCAGCGCTGCGGCGTGTCGTCGTCGCGCATGGCCCTGGTCCCGATCGCCATCGAGGTGTTGAAAGAAGTCGTCCGCACGTTTCGCCCCCATGACATCGCGATCTCGAGCTACGGGCTTCGCGAGGGGATGCTCTACGAGCAGATGCCCCAACGGCTCAAGGATCGCGACCCGCTGATCGAGGCCTGCCGCTTTGCCGAGCACAAGGATGCGCGCGTGCCCGGATTCGGCAAGGTCGTCTACAACTTTATCCATCCATTGGTTAAGGAATGGCCAAAGGAGCGTCGCCGGTTGATCAAGGCGGCATGCCTACTGCATGACGTGAGCTGGCGGGCGCATCCCGACTATCGCGCCGAGGTCTGTTTCGATAACGCGACCCGTGCGAACCTTGGCGGGCTGAAACATTCCGAACGCCTCTTCCTGGCGCTCGCGCTCATGTACCGATATTCAAGCAAGCACGAGAAAACGAAGTTCGGTCTTTTCGCCGACCTCATCCCGGCACGCGACCGGCTCGAGGCCGAGATCATCGGCAGGGCCATGCGCTTTGCCGCGATGCTGTGGCTTGAAAAGGACGCGGACCCCGGCGAGTTGCGGTGGTTTCCGCGAAAGAAGCTCCTGGAACTGAACCTCGCCCCGGAAGCGGTCGATCTCTACGGCGAAGTGGCGCAGGCGCGCTTCGAGGCGCTGGCCAAGACGCTGGGGGCGCGCACGAAGGTCGTCACGTAA
- a CDS encoding endonuclease/exonuclease/phosphatase family protein, giving the protein MRIATYNIEWFNALFDDAGRLLDDGGWSARRDVTRSDQIAAIGTVLTALDADAIMVIEAPDQNSRRSTVRALEGFAAAMGLRARAAVLGFPNDTQQEIAMLHDPDALSVAHDPQGGAGAAPRFDGSFRIDLDIDATEDVVTFSKPPLELAARTASGTAIRMIGVHLKSKAPHGATTEAALMRIGIANRRKQLAQAIWLRARVAEHLALGEPVILMGDLNDGPGLDEYENLFGRSSVEIVMGEGQDALFDPHARDALTRRIGPRHSTSRFYLADTRRYMQALLDYIMVSPDLCAKAPHWRIWHPFDDPDCWRVPELREALLTASDHFPVTLDIDI; this is encoded by the coding sequence ATGCGGATCGCGACCTATAACATCGAATGGTTCAACGCGCTCTTCGACGACGCCGGCAGGCTGCTCGACGATGGCGGCTGGTCCGCGCGCCGCGACGTCACGCGCTCCGACCAGATCGCCGCCATCGGCACAGTTCTCACCGCGCTCGACGCGGATGCGATCATGGTGATCGAGGCGCCCGACCAGAACAGCCGCCGCTCAACCGTGCGCGCGCTCGAGGGGTTCGCGGCCGCCATGGGGCTGCGTGCCCGTGCCGCGGTGCTGGGGTTTCCCAACGACACCCAGCAGGAAATCGCGATGCTCCACGATCCGGACGCGCTCTCGGTCGCGCATGATCCGCAAGGCGGCGCCGGCGCCGCGCCACGTTTCGACGGCTCCTTCCGCATCGACCTCGACATCGACGCCACCGAGGATGTCGTGACCTTCTCCAAGCCGCCGCTCGAGCTTGCCGCGCGCACCGCGTCGGGAACCGCGATCCGCATGATCGGCGTGCACCTCAAGTCCAAGGCGCCACACGGCGCCACGACCGAGGCCGCGCTCATGCGTATCGGCATCGCCAACCGCCGCAAACAGCTGGCGCAGGCGATCTGGCTGCGCGCCCGGGTGGCCGAACATCTCGCGCTGGGCGAGCCGGTGATCCTCATGGGCGACCTGAACGACGGTCCCGGCCTCGACGAATACGAAAACCTCTTCGGGCGCTCCTCGGTCGAGATCGTGATGGGCGAGGGGCAGGACGCGCTTTTCGACCCCCATGCCCGCGATGCGCTCACCCGCCGCATCGGACCCCGGCACAGCACCTCGCGTTTCTACCTCGCCGATACCAGGCGCTACATGCAGGCGTTGCTCGACTACATCATGGTCTCGCCCGATCTCTGCGCGAAGGCGCCGCACTGGCGGATCTGGCACCCTTTCGACGATCCCGACTGCTGGCGCGTGCCCGAACTGCGCGAGGCGCTGCTCACCGCGTCCGATCATTTTCCGGTCACGCTCGACATCGATATCTGA
- a CDS encoding MAPEG family protein: MRARNRIMLGMAGGALWTMALLWIGGWVITLPVFTLMPVIMTAFLAPGLVLMLMLGRMAARRFFDETLIDGDAPPADHPAAIDLRVISNTVEQLALALAIWPAAAVLLGARGPGMIVTLGLGFAMARLLFWLGYHLAPPLRAFGFAATFYPTVAVALWAIAALIRTAI, from the coding sequence ATGCGCGCGCGCAACCGGATCATGCTCGGCATGGCGGGTGGTGCGCTCTGGACCATGGCGCTTCTCTGGATCGGCGGATGGGTCATCACCCTCCCGGTCTTCACCCTGATGCCGGTCATCATGACCGCGTTCCTGGCACCCGGCCTGGTCCTGATGCTCATGCTGGGCCGCATGGCCGCGCGACGGTTCTTCGATGAAACGCTGATCGACGGCGACGCGCCCCCCGCCGACCACCCGGCGGCGATCGACCTCCGCGTCATCTCCAACACGGTCGAGCAACTGGCCCTTGCACTTGCCATCTGGCCCGCCGCCGCGGTGCTCCTCGGCGCTCGGGGGCCGGGCATGATCGTGACACTGGGTCTCGGCTTCGCCATGGCGCGACTTCTCTTCTGGCTGGGGTATCATCTGGCCCCGCCGCTCCGCGCCTTCGGCTTCGCGGCGACCTTCTATCCGACCGTCGCCGTCGCTCTCTGGGCGATCGCCGCGCTGATCCGCACCGCGATCTAG
- a CDS encoding molecular chaperone DjiA: MSLWSRISDAISALAAGESLTVVFDRLRTPPERTVAFTIAVIALSAKMAKADGLVTRDEVTAFREVFQIARDDEPGAARVFNLARQDVAGFEEYAARIRTMFAGERAALCDLMEGLFHIAMADGVYHPNEDLFLERVAELFELPEADFRAIRARFVEGAPRDPYAVLGVSRDAPLDEIRDAWRRQVRDTHPDRMLARGVPEEAIKLAEKRMVAINRAWEEINEARDHADRDL; encoded by the coding sequence ATGTCTCTCTGGTCCCGCATCTCCGACGCCATCTCCGCGCTCGCCGCCGGCGAAAGCCTCACGGTCGTCTTCGACCGCCTGCGCACCCCGCCCGAGCGGACGGTGGCCTTCACCATCGCGGTCATCGCGCTCTCGGCCAAGATGGCCAAGGCCGACGGGCTCGTGACCCGTGACGAGGTGACGGCCTTCCGCGAGGTGTTCCAGATCGCCCGTGACGACGAGCCCGGCGCGGCGCGGGTCTTCAACCTCGCCCGGCAGGACGTGGCGGGGTTCGAGGAATATGCCGCGCGTATCCGCACCATGTTCGCGGGCGAGCGCGCGGCGCTTTGCGATCTCATGGAGGGGCTTTTTCACATCGCCATGGCGGATGGGGTCTATCATCCCAACGAGGATCTGTTCCTCGAACGGGTGGCCGAGCTCTTCGAGTTGCCCGAAGCCGACTTCCGCGCCATCCGCGCCCGTTTCGTCGAAGGCGCCCCGCGCGATCCCTACGCCGTGCTCGGCGTCTCTCGCGATGCGCCTCTCGACGAGATCCGAGATGCCTGGCGCCGCCAGGTTCGGGACACGCATCCCGATCGGATGCTCGCGCGCGGGGTGCCGGAGGAGGCGATCAAGCTCGCCGAGAAACGCATGGTGGCCATCAACCGCGCGTGGGAAGAGATCAACGAGGCACGGGACCATGCGGATCGCGACCTATAA
- a CDS encoding VOC family protein translates to MLALDHIAVACETLDEGRRWVEGLLGVEMVPGGRHARFGTHNMLLGLADGLYLEVIAIDPEATGAQQPRWFDLDSFGGPPRLGNWICRSTDLDADLARLPGAGTPVSLTRGDLAWRMAVPDTGILPFNDCHPAIMQWDCEAHPAARLPEAGCALRELVVTHPEARDLRARLSPLLQTPLVRYQEGPVALSAIIDTPSGPRALA, encoded by the coding sequence ATGCTCGCGCTCGATCACATCGCTGTCGCCTGCGAGACCCTCGACGAGGGGCGCCGCTGGGTCGAGGGCTTGCTCGGTGTCGAGATGGTGCCGGGCGGCCGCCACGCGCGGTTTGGGACGCACAACATGCTTCTGGGGCTGGCGGACGGCCTCTATCTCGAGGTGATCGCCATCGACCCCGAGGCGACCGGCGCGCAACAGCCGCGGTGGTTCGATCTCGACAGTTTCGGCGGCCCGCCGCGCCTCGGCAACTGGATCTGCCGTTCGACCGATCTCGACGCCGATCTCGCACGGCTTCCCGGCGCGGGCACGCCCGTCTCGCTCACCCGGGGCGATCTGGCATGGCGCATGGCGGTGCCCGACACCGGCATCCTGCCCTTCAACGATTGCCACCCCGCGATCATGCAGTGGGATTGCGAGGCGCATCCCGCCGCGCGGCTCCCCGAGGCCGGGTGCGCCCTGCGCGAACTCGTCGTGACCCACCCCGAGGCCCGCGACCTGCGCGCCCGGCTCTCCCCGCTCCTTCAGACCCCGCTTGTCCGCTACCAAGAAGGCCCCGTCGCCCTATCGGCCATCATCGACACGCCGTCGGGGCCACGCGCGCTCGCATGA
- a CDS encoding GNAT family N-acetyltransferase, producing the protein MMLRAATPDDASAIAALWAPVVRDTPFTFTATPRTADDIAADIVAKSVAGHAFLVAEHADALAGFATYAQFRPGAGYARTMEHTIILAPDHRGQGRGRALLSALIEHARAAGVSGLVAGISAENPGAIAFHERMGFTRAGVIPKAGYKFDREIDLLLLHRSL; encoded by the coding sequence ATGATGCTCCGGGCAGCCACGCCCGACGACGCGTCCGCCATCGCGGCGCTCTGGGCGCCGGTTGTCCGCGACACCCCCTTCACCTTCACCGCGACACCCAGGACCGCCGATGACATCGCGGCCGACATCGTGGCGAAATCGGTGGCCGGACACGCCTTCCTCGTGGCCGAGCATGCCGACGCGCTTGCAGGCTTCGCGACCTACGCACAGTTCCGCCCCGGCGCGGGCTACGCCCGCACGATGGAGCACACGATCATTCTCGCGCCAGATCACCGTGGTCAGGGCAGGGGCCGGGCGCTTCTCTCGGCATTGATCGAGCATGCTCGGGCGGCGGGGGTAAGCGGCCTTGTTGCCGGGATCAGCGCCGAGAACCCGGGTGCCATTGCCTTTCACGAGCGCATGGGCTTCACCCGTGCCGGTGTCATCCCGAAGGCCGGTTACAAGTTCGACCGCGAGATCGACCTCCTGCTCCTCCACCGCTCCCTCTGA